ttctctcctgtatgagTTCTCTGATGAACTGCTAAACAACACTTGGAACTGAACATTTTGCCACACAAGTTACATTTACATGCTTTCTCATCTGATTGAACTGCCTGATGTTTATTTAATGATGACAGTGCAAAAAAAAGTTTGCCACAGTTGTTACATTTATAAGATTTCActtcagtatgaattctctgatgatttCTAAGTTGTCTCCTTCCAGTAAAGTCACagccacatacatcacatttatatggcttctctccagtatgaactttCTGATGAATTCCAAGTTGTGACTTTCGACTGTAGCCATagccacacacatcacatttatatggtttctctccaatatgaattctctgatgaactgCTAAGTAACACCTGGAACTGAACATTTTGCCACACAAATTACATTTACATGCTTTCTCATCTATTTGAACTGCCTGATGTTTACTTAAGGATGACAGTGCAAAAAAACGTTTGCCACAGTTGTTACACTTGTAAGATTTCACTTCAGTATGAATTCTCCTATGAGTTCTAAGTTGTCTGTTTCCAGTAAAACCACAGCCACAAACATCACATTTATAAGGATTCTCTCCAGCATGGATTCTCTGATGAATTACAAGTTGTGACTTTCGAGGATAGCCACAGCCACACAGAATGCATTTATAtgatttctctccagtatgagttCTCTGATGAACTGCTAAATAACACCTAGAACTGAACATTTTGCCACACAAATTACATTTACATGCTTTCTCATCTGTTTGAACTGCCTGATGTTTATTTAAGGATGACAGTGCAAAAAAACTTTTGCCACAGCTGTTACATTTGTAAGATTTCACTTCAGTATGACTTCTCTGATGAGTTCGAAGTTGTCTCTTTCCAGTCAAGTCACagccacatacatcacatttataagggttctctccagtatgaactctgtGATGAATTACAAGCTGTGACTTTCGAGTATACCCATGGCCACACATACCACATTTAtacggtttctctccagtatgaaggaTCTGATGAAGTGAATGGCTTTGTTTGCGAGTAAATGCCtttccacacacatcacatttatatggtttctctccagtatgagttCTCTGATGATGAACTGCTAAATAACACCTAGAACTGAATATTTTGCCACACAAATTACATTTACATGCTTTCTCATCTGTTTGAACTGCTTGATGTTTATTTAAGGAAAACAGTGCAAGAAAACGTTTACCACAATTGTTACATTTGTAAGATTTCACTTCAGTATGAATTCTCCGATGAATTCTAAGCTGTCTCTTTCCAGTAAAGTCACAGCCACATACATTACATTTATAAGGATTCTCTCTtatatgaattctctgatgaattaCAAGTTGTGACTTTCGAGGATAGCCATGGCCACATACATCACACTGAtacggtttctctccagtatgaagtcTCCAATGAATTGCAAGTTGTGTGCTTCGAGTATAGCCACggccacatacatcacatttatatggtttctctccagtatgaaggaTCTGGTGAAGTGCATGGCTTTCTTTGCGAGTAAATGCCTgtccacacacatcacatttatatggtttttctccagtatgaaGGATCTGATGAAGTGCATGGCTTTCTTTGCGTGTAAAAGCCTTTCCACagacatcacatttatatggtttctctccagtatgaactctctgatgaatTCCAAGCTGTGACTTTCGAATATAGCCACggccacatacatcacatttatatggtttctctccagtatgaaggaTCTGATGAAGTGCACAGCCTTCCTTGCGAGAAAAGGTCTTTCCACACACATCACATGTAtatggcttctctccagtatgaactcgcCAATGAATTCTAAGTTGTGACTTTCGAGTATAGCCACggccacatacatcacatttatatggtttctctccagtatgaaggaCCTGATGAAGTGCACAGCTTTCTTTGCGAGTAAAGGCCtttccacacacatcacatttatatggcttctctccagtatgagttCTCCCATGATTATGAAGGTGTGTCTTGTGCTTAAAGGAGTggccacatacatcacatttatatggtctctctccagtatgaactctcaGATGAATTTGAAGGGCTGTGTTCTGTTTAAAGCTGTGGctacatacatcacatttatacggtttctctccagtatgattTCTCCCATCAACGCCAAGTCTCTCACTATCATTAAAGGCCTTGCCACCTATGTCAGCTTTATATGGTTTTCCTCCTGTAAGGATTTTTTGATGTCTAGTGAgttctgagtgctgaagaaaggCTATGCCACACTCACGAGTTTTGTAAGATTTTTTCTTGTATGCTTCTTGGTCTGGGGCCTGTTCTGAGGGATGCATAACAGGACTCTCATGTTTAAAAGAAATGCCTTTGCGGACACTACAAGTTCTCTGAATTGGCAAAACTGGGGTGCTACTGTTGATATTCGTCACAACTTGACTACATTCAAAAATTGTCCCTTCAGACTGAAGCATCTGCAATTCATCATGAAAGCTTGACCAGAGTCTTTCAACAGGCTTATCTGCTGCATCATTTCTACTCTGATGATCTTTTCCATCAGTGAGATTTTTGTTATGGGATATAGATACTCCGATGTCACTTCTTTCATCATCTGTCCACAGACACTCAAAACCATGCACAGTTTCCTCTATCTTCCTAAGGAAAAAATCTTTGATTTCATGGGTTTCAGCTCTTCCAAACATCACTGTCTGCAAAATTTCTCCTTTTCCACTGTTTGCTTTTGCTTGTAATTTCTTGGTCATATGTATATGAGACACATCTACAAGATATAAAGAACCACAGGTATCCTATTAATTacaattcataaataaattcTTTCATATTGAACACATGATATTATACCAAAAGTCATACCCATCCTGAACAGAATTAAGAAACTTCCCAATGATGAACTTAGAAATATAAGCAACATTTACAAAGAAATAGAACTCATTAACCAAAAAAAAGTGATCAGACacaattcaaattaattttagcATAGCCAAGTTTCAAAGATGCAATCaggaaaacattcattttatgcaaactcatgtcaaGTCTCAAAGAAAAAGGTATTTTCCTACCATGACCTCAAAGCTCATTCTACTTGGCAGTAAACATGCTTCTGTCTCATAATTGAggagaaaaacactaaaaattccatggacagggagattggcaggctacactccgtatcacaaagagtcagacagaactgagggaCTGACCAAGCAAGGATCAAAAAGGCAATACCCTGTAATGGTAAATAATCCAAAGGAAGCATTCTAACGAATATTGTAAAACATAAATGGCAGTTGACAACTGTTCAACAAGCACTGCATAGTGAAAATAAAGAATCTGTTAAAATAGCTCcactagactgaactgaactgaactgacccacccCCCACTCCTTATCACAGGGCTCCtgagatcttacttccctgaccatggattaaACCCAGGATCTCTGCAGTGAAAATGCTGAATCCTGTCCACTGGAcggtcagggaattccctaaaataattttagaaacaaaagaaagaacactTTTCTAAATACCTCCTATAAATCTATAAGCAAACAGACGTATAGACATTTTATAACAAGAAGTGGTTCATGACAGTTATACTGTGTAAAATATAAAGACCGTCATCTTTTaatgacaaagaattaaaaaagtGAAACATTCTCTACTTAAATAACAGGCATTCAATATAGCAATTGCCTATCTATACAGAATCCTTAACTTACTCGGTTCATGAGCTCCGAGATACATGTAAACGAACAAGCTTTGGGGACTTCCttatggctcagaggtaaagaatccgctattaaaaaaggaatattatttgaaaacttaTTAACTAGAGTCAGAGGGAAACTCTtgggaaggaaatagaaactaACAATATATAATACGTAATGCAGACAGAGAGACATGCTACAGTAACCATAACATGAAGTAAATAGACATTTTATGTAAAAGTAACCTTTGAGGCaaatttcctgatggtccagtggatagTATCACATGCTTACACTGTAGGGTTACAGATTCCATCCCTCAATGGGGAACTACGATCACATCTGCCACAaggttcagggggaaaaaaaaaaaaagtaacttctgACCTTTTCAGTAAAACAGTCAAAATTCTATGACACCTCAGAGCATGAATTACCTCAATTTGTCAAATAAAGGTAGTGGATTCACAGAGTTCATGTACACAGCCCCATGGTACATGAAAGGAATGAGCAAAGCAGGACTGAAACCCAGACCTACAGATTCATACATGTTCTTAACCACCAGGGCCCACTTGGGCAGAGCAGATTACAAAAGGTTACAACAAACCCCAGGAGTTTAAGAAGATAAGGTCAAGTGAGACACAAGAACTGATCTGTGTAACTAACAGCCTTAATCAGCCATCTCACCTAGAAATGGTTTCCGAggtaccaccaccaccatttcaaTTCAGGTCGTGTCCTGAAAATGTGGTTCAGTGGATGAGCATGGGTCATTTTGTACAGTATGAGCAAGGAGGGAACACACAGCCTGATTCATATATGCATCATGTGCAAGACTGGGGATCTAAGAGAGGACCTCAATGTCCACTGTCCTTACAGGTTTCCTGAGTTACAATCACAGAAGATCCAAACCACATTCCTGTTACACACACCTCTGAAGGTTGTAGTAAATGCAGTAACAACAGGAATAGCTGAGGGCTCTGAACAGAAAGACAGGTTGAAGGCAGCTCAGTGCAGGATCTGAGACACCAAATGCAACTGAAGAGCTGCcagtctttccccttcttccaGTGAGGTCTCCTAAGTGCAGCAAATAGGAAGAGAACCAGGCTGGCTCCAAGGATTATGGCTCTGGAGGTGTTACCGTTGCTCTACATGGACCAAAAAGTGGACATCCCACGGAATCCAGCACAGAAGGGGGACAAAGAGGAAACAAATCCCTTTGAAACACCTCATTACATGCTCCCCAAAGTGAAGCAAGAACATTAACAGGAGTCAAATGACACACTGTAAAGATCATATAAAGACCTACCCTTTGGGACTTCTTTCTTTGGAATCCAATTTCCATAAACCTCTCactcttttttccttaaatgacttttttctttataaacagcCATTTATAAATCAGACCTAATTTGTTTTTCcctaataaaatacaattttcacaTAGGAGACAGATGGGCTACAGGTTGAGTATCTACAATCAGTCTCCTCATCTCTGCATTCGCTGAGATAAGACATAGCTGGCCTCCAGTTGAGGAATCTATAGGAATCTATAACAAAAACAGGGAAAATGGCCAGTCTTTGTCTCTTACCTCAAGGGAATaatcatggcaaggacaaagaaaggaaaaaacccttTCTATTAAAGGAGAcactacacatgtgcagaaaagTTCGTTGAGATCAAGTCAGAGGATAATTCCAGGCCATAACGAGTCTTGGTCCTCCCAGAAACCTTCACTTTGAGATTCATCTTGGCTAGGGTATGCGTCTGCACCCCAGGGGAGAGTGCTGAGACAAATTAACCAGAGGGGACAAAGGAAGGTGACTAGCCCGAGGGGACACAAAGACCTGGAAAACTGTACCTTTCTAAAGAATTGACACTTCCCAAAGGTGGGGCTCTCTCTCTGAGCTAGCTCATGTGACTTTCTGCATGTACTTTTcctttcaataaactttttcCTTTACTCTTTACCTTGTGCCTCTTCATCTGAATTCTTTCTTGACTCGGCAGGCAAGACTAGGGACCTTAGCCCTAACTGTTGCCTGCTGTGGTCCAATGATCAGGACTCTCAGTCTGGGAAACAAAGacattgattccagcttctgctcacTGCTATGAGCATTCAAACTCAATTTCATTTCTCATACCTTTTTTACTGAAAACACCCATCTTACTTTCCTTAAGCAACCATGAACTGTGCTTTCTATTAGCATTTTCTAGATTGGTGAACAAAAATACCAGCGATAGCTTCTAaaaaaacatttgctttattaTAGACAGCATCTCAGGATACTCATCAATAGTCCAAAATCTCTCAGTGTAATACAACAGAAGTACTACACAATGTGATGACTCAAGATATGTCTTTATTAGATGAGCAAACATTAATACtacatatttaatattgaatatttctcaGTCCACGTGAACCTGATTTGTAAacactgtttcttaaaaaaaaattatttattatttttggcttcaaTGGATCATCGTCACTGCTCCATCTTTCTCTCCTTGTGTCgagcggggactactctctagctgtggtgcgtgaGCTTCGCATTGTAGTCACTTCTCTTGTGGACCACAAGCACTAGAGCACGGGGGGTTCAGTAGTGGtgctgcacaggcttagttgctctgcagcatgtgcaatcttcccagaccagggatcaaatccatcttctgcactggcaggcggatgctttatcACTGAGCCGCCAACGGTAAGCCAAGTGCTGACTTTCTTGTAAAGCCAATTGAGtaagagctcatttacaaataaACTACAGCAATATTATCCAAAATCAAAGACACACACTGGGAAATGCATAAATCCAGACAGATTTAAAATGTCTCTCTGACACTACTGGAGTTGACTGcaattgcctcctccaggggatattccctagccagggactgaacccacatctccagtgtCTCACatactggcaggcagcttctttaccactagactcATCTCAGATCCCTGGTAAAGGTTAACCTCAAGCTTTTCTGTAGGCAGGGCTTTTTAAGAAGCTAGCTGTTTTTATTccatatgcaaaaagaaattgttttgtactctcaaaaaagaaaaaagaaaaatcattttaaccaGTACTCTCCAGATTCTAAAGAATATCACAGCAATCTCTGTGTCAAAAACGTTATCATCCCTTTCTATAGTCACAGTTTTATATCTAAAATACAGATCAAATAGTTCTCAAATTGACTGTGGTAACAGGGGCACATGGATGATGAAAATCTTGGATTGTCCCTCTGGGTAGATATGGGTCTTCACTTGATCAGAAGAATCTGAAGGGGTAAAGAAATTTGCCAGAGTGGGGACAGCAGTGGGGGAAGCTGggcgcccccccccccatcccctcACTGAGAGACAGGGGAAGTTAGCTTCATCAGGGGACTATCTGATgcagagggagacagaggggttGAGAGGGGTGAAAGGCCACAACAGGACAAAGATAACAGAGACAGaaagggcagtggtggacactgtTAAAGCTGTAGGCCAGCTCAAGAGGGAGCCCACTTAAAAAGTGAGGAGCTGATCAGCTGAGATATAATTTGACATTGTAATATGGACAATCATCCTCACTAATTGCACAATTCTGTTTCCAGGTGTAACTTCTTTTCCGACAATTTTAATTTACCTTTATGTACCTCATGttacttcactggtggctcagctggtaaagaatcctcctgcaatgaaggggagacctgggttcaatccctgggttgggaagatcccctgaagaagggaaaggttacgcactccagtattctggcctgcagaattccatggactctatattccatggggttgcaaagagtccaacaggactgagcaattctCACTTTCATTTTATGTACCTTATGATAGGAGAGGAGGATTCAGACTCTCATCCAgcagggcagattcttatccTTTCTCAATGGGCAAGAGTCACAAATATTCAGTAACTTCTAAGGGTACAGCCCTCTTTATTTAAGGTTTCAATTCTCACACCATCCAGTGCAGACGTCCCATGTATGAGCTAACTAGTAGTAAGGCGAATTTTCACATTAGGGAATAAAAACTTCATCAACCTTAATCTCCTTTTTCCTGCAGAGTGGCATTCTGTCTCACAAATACTGCTCACAGGGCCAATTAGTTTTGCCAAACGTTGTCACCTTTGTCTCAGGTTCAAAGATTTGTTAACAAAATTAGCGACTTGTTCTgtagaaataaataatacacaTACTTATAGAATTATCGAGCTGACTTTCAATATGCTAACAATAAAAGCAAAGAGAATTAGAAACAGCAGAAGATACATGACCAAATTGGGTTCtgaccaacatccagactcaAACAGTGCTGGGAAGTCCCGGGACACAGCCCATCTGGAGACCCAGTGGGGAAAAGGTCCCAGGCAGCATGTTACGGTCATGGGTAAGACTTCAAAGATTGCAGTTTCGGGTTCCCCCTTATAATCCCAGGATGCTATCTGTTATCATCAGCAATCTGTGAGTAAATAGCACCTCTGTTTTTCTGTTAATGCTATTTGTTTGTCTTAAAAAACCTATAATGTTGCTAAGCCTGGGGATGAGTAGGCCAGAGTCCCTCCAAGGGCTTGACAATCTCAAGATTTGTCCCCTATCTTATCTTTGGTGCTGCAAGCCTTGCACTCACAGTAAGCAGTCAGAGCACTCAcagtcagggcagtgtccagCCAGGTTAGAAGCAAGCTCAGAGGCCTGCTTTAGAGAGGACCTAgaccctgtgcctcctgcattgccaggtgtaGAATCCCACCTCTTTTGTCAGCCAAGAAGTGATGGACATTacagacagacagaaaaatattcacaaattaatTTACTATCTTGTGTCCTTCTGAATGCACAAGAAATAGTATAATATACAGTATAATACACAGATACCTGGGCTTCCCCAAGGCACAaaggtaaagtatccacctgccatgcaggagacgtgggttcgacccctgagagggaagatccccctggacaagggcatgggaacctactccagtattcttgccaggagaatcccatggatagaggagcctggagggctacggtccactgggtcgcaaagagtcaggcacgactgtaccaactgagcacacaagtaTCCATGTATCTAGTTCCTTTCCAAGAACTACTGAACCAAGAACACAGGGATAGAAAACGGGAATTGGATTTTTCAAAGTTGGAAATCAGCTTTATAAATACTCAAGCTGTGGAGAAACTTGTGTATCACACAGTGCGCAGATCACCTGAAGAAAGGATGAGCTTAAACACCTGATGCCAGTCACAAAGTTTTTTCAAGTCGGAATCAACAAGGCTATGAACTCAGTCAAGCAAAACAGGGGCTCCCAAGAGACACAGAGGGAAAATACAGAGATACCCCCACACCAAATTCCAACTTTACAGGGAAGCGATCCTCACCCACTGACAGCAGGTTCCTGTAGGTCTCCTCCATCACATCCCAGTACAAGGCCCTCTGAGCAGGGTCCAGGCATTCCCACTCCTCTGGAGTGAACCTGATGTCCACATCCTCAACGGTCAACTGTGCCTGAAATGAAAGCACATTTCACTAACAGGCACTCGGGAGGATTCTTATTTTCACGTGAAATGAGAAAAACTGAGAGGGGTAAGGATCAATTCAGGTAATGTAACATTCTGATAGATCCATTAAAAGCTATTTGGAACAAACTGTGGCTCTCTAATTTCCTCTTGTTTCATAAGACTATGACATCTTCCAATCAATATGAATTTGTCACTTGTGTAGACAATACATGaagaatatacaaataaaatccaATCAGTGAGTTGTGTATGCAGAAGTGTTACACTCTACACACAGAGGGACATTCACTATCTAGATGAGTTACAGCAAGACCGGTGTCTTCAGAGACGATAAAATCCACAGCGTCTTTCAAAGAACACACATTGTGATGATT
The genomic region above belongs to Budorcas taxicolor isolate Tak-1 chromosome 18, Takin1.1, whole genome shotgun sequence and contains:
- the LOC128064041 gene encoding zinc finger protein 845-like, which encodes MLVERFVLPEGEAQKMRKMKENKSGLALSQAQLTVEDVDIRFTPEEWECLDPAQRALYWDVMEETYRNLLSVDVSHIHMTKKLQAKANSGKGEILQTVMFGRAETHEIKDFFLRKIEETVHGFECLWTDDERSDIGVSISHNKNLTDGKDHQSRNDAADKPVERLWSSFHDELQMLQSEGTIFECSQVVTNINSSTPVLPIQRTCSVRKGISFKHESPVMHPSEQAPDQEAYKKKSYKTRECGIAFLQHSELTRHQKILTGGKPYKADIGGKAFNDSERLGVDGRNHTGEKPYKCDVCSHSFKQNTALQIHLRVHTGERPYKCDVCGHSFKHKTHLHNHGRTHTGEKPYKCDVCGKAFTRKESCALHQVLHTGEKPYKCDVCGRGYTRKSQLRIHWRVHTGEKPYTCDVCGKTFSRKEGCALHQILHTGEKPYKCDVCGRGYIRKSQLGIHQRVHTGEKPYKCDVCGKAFTRKESHALHQILHTGEKPYKCDVCGQAFTRKESHALHQILHTGEKPYKCDVCGRGYTRSTQLAIHWRLHTGEKPYQCDVCGHGYPRKSQLVIHQRIHIRENPYKCNVCGCDFTGKRQLRIHRRIHTEVKSYKCNNCVHQRTHTGEKPYKCDVCGKAFTRKESCALHQILHTGEKPYKCDVCGRGYTRKSQLEIHQRVHTGEKPYKCDVCGKAFTRKESHALHQILHTGEKPYKCDICGRGYIRKSKLGIHQRIHTGENSYKCDVCGRGFTGNRQLGIHRRIHTEVKPFKCNSCDKLFSSRCYLAVHQRTHTGEKPYKCDVCGQAFTRKESHAVHQILHTGEKPYKCDVCGRGYTRSTQLAVHQRVHTGEKPYKCEVCGKAFRVNGSLTSHRKIHCREKPYKCDVCGKAFSVNGSLRTHQKIHTGEKPYKCDVCGKAFRVNGTLTSHQKIHTGEKPYKCDVCGKAFTINGSLATHRKIHTGEKP